A window of Citrus sinensis cultivar Valencia sweet orange chromosome 7, DVS_A1.0, whole genome shotgun sequence contains these coding sequences:
- the LOC102616133 gene encoding DEAD-box ATP-dependent RNA helicase 1 isoform X1, whose amino-acid sequence MEEAKKKSVPVLPWMRSPVDVSLFEDCPLDHLPCLDPRLKVALQNMGISSLFPVQVAVWQETIGPGLFERDLCINSPTGSGKTLSYALPIVQTLSNRAVRCLRALVVLPTRDLALQVKDVFAAIAPAVGLSVGLAVGQSSIADEISELIKRPKLEAGICYDPEDVLQELQSAVDILVATPGRLMDHINATRGFTLEHLCYLVVDETDRLLREAYQAWLPTVLQLTRSDNENRFSDASTFLPSAFGSLKTIRRCGVERGFKDKPYPRLVKMVLSATLTQDPNKLAQLDLHHPLFLTTGETRYKLPERLESYKLICESKLKPLYLVALLQSLGEEKCIVFTSSVESTHRLCTLLNHFGELRIKIKEYSGLQRQSVRSKTLKAFREGKIQVLVSSDAMTRGMDVEGVNNVVNYDKPAYIKTYIHRAGRTARAGQLGRCFTLLHKDEVKRFKKLLQKADNDSCPIHSIPSSLIESLRPVYKSALDKLKETVESEAHRKHTIGFKLSRMGKGRVTGHAKQ is encoded by the exons ATGGAGGAAGCAAAGAAGAAGAGCGTGCCAGTCTTGCCGTGGATGCGAAGCCCGGTTGATGTCAGTCTCTTTGAAGACTGTCCTCTTGATCACCTCCCTTGTCTTGACCCCAG GTTGAAGGTGGCTTTGCAGAACATGGGTATCTCGTCACTCTTCCCAGTGCAAGTTGCAGTTTGGCAAGAGACAATAGGCCCTGGTCTATTTGAACGAGACCTTTGCATCAATTCACCTACAGGAAGTGGGAAAACTTTGTCTTATGCTTTGCCAATAGTTCAAACATTGTCCAATCGTGCTGTTAGATGTCTACGTGCTTTGGTGGTGCTGCCCACGCGTGATCTAGCTTTGCAG GTCAAGGATGTTTTCGCTGCGATTGCACCTGCAGTGGGTTTGTCTGTTGGTTTGGCTGTGGGTCAATCTTCTATTGCTGATGAAATTTCGGAGCTTATTAAGAGACCTAAGCTCGAGGCAGGAATCTGTTATGACCCTGAAGATGTTTTGCAAGAGTTACAGAGTGCAGTAGATATATTGGTGGCAACTCCAGGAAGGCTAATGGACCATATCAATGCTACTAGGGGATTTACCCTCGAGCATCTCTGTTACCTT GTTGTTGACGAAACTGATCGATTGCTTAGGGAGGCATATCAGGCTTGGCTGCCCACTGTGCTCCAATTAACTCGATCTGATAATGAAAACCGCTTTTCTGATGCAAGTACTTTTCTGCCTTCAGCATTTGGCTCTTTAAAAACCATAAGAAGATG TGGTGTTGAAAGGGGCTTTAAGGACAAACCTTATCCTAGGCTTGTGAAGATGGTTTTATCTGCCACGTTAACCCAAGATCCAAATAAGCTCGCTCAGCTTGATCTGCATCACCCTTTATTCCTGACCACTGGGGAAACTCGTTATAAGCTCCCAGAAAGATTGGAGTCCTACAAACTG ATTTGTGAGTCGAAGCTGAAGCCCTTGTATTTGGTTGCACTTCTTCAAAGTTTAGGAGAGGAGAAATGTATTGTCTTCACATCATCTGTGGAGTCAACTCACCGTCTCTGTACACTACTGAACCATTTTGGTGAATTGAGAATAAAGATAAAGGAGTATTCAGGTCTTCAACGACAATCTGTAAGAAG CAAGACGTTGAAGGCATTTCGGGAAGGGAAGATACAAGTGCTTGTTTCCTCAGATGCAATGACTCGCGGGATGGATGTTGAAGGGGTGAACAATGTCGTTAATTATGATAAGCCTGCATATATCAAGACATATATTCATCGTGCTGGCCGAACTGCAAGAGCTGGCCAGCTTGGGCGTTGCTTCACTTTGTTGCATAAGGATGAG GTGAAGCGTTTCAAGAAGCTGTTACAGAAAGCTGACAATGACTCCTGTCCCATTCACTCTATCCCTTCCAGTTTGATTGAGTCACTCCGTCCAGTTTATAAATCTG CTCTAGACAAGTTAAAAGAGACAGTTGAATCAGAAGCGCACAGAAAGCACACAATTGGGTTCAAGCTATCAAGAATGGGCAAAGGCAGAGTAACAGGCCATGCAAAGCAGTAA
- the LOC102616133 gene encoding DEAD-box ATP-dependent RNA helicase 1 isoform X2, with protein MEEAKKKSVPVLPWMRSPVDVSLFEDCPLDHLPCLDPRLKVALQNMGISSLFPVQVAVWQETIGPGLFERDLCINSPTGSGKTLSYALPIVQTLSNRAVRCLRALVVLPTRDLALQVKDVFAAIAPAVGLSVGLAVGQSSIADEISELIKRPKLEAGICYDPEDVLQELQSAVDILVATPGRLMDHINATRGFTLEHLCYLVVDETDRLLREAYQAWLPTVLQLTRSDNENRFSDASTFLPSAFGSLKTIRRCGVERGFKDKPYPRLVKMVLSATLTQDPNKLAQLDLHHPLFLTTGETRYKLPERLESYKLICESKLKPLYLVALLQSLGEEKCIVFTSSVESTHRLCTLLNHFGELRIKIKEYSGLQRQSVRSKTLKAFREGKIQVLVSSDAMTRGMDVEGVNNVVNYDKPAYIKTYIHRAGRTARAGQLGRCFTLLHKDEVKRFKKLLQKADNDSCPIHSIPSSLIESLRPVYKSGDV; from the exons ATGGAGGAAGCAAAGAAGAAGAGCGTGCCAGTCTTGCCGTGGATGCGAAGCCCGGTTGATGTCAGTCTCTTTGAAGACTGTCCTCTTGATCACCTCCCTTGTCTTGACCCCAG GTTGAAGGTGGCTTTGCAGAACATGGGTATCTCGTCACTCTTCCCAGTGCAAGTTGCAGTTTGGCAAGAGACAATAGGCCCTGGTCTATTTGAACGAGACCTTTGCATCAATTCACCTACAGGAAGTGGGAAAACTTTGTCTTATGCTTTGCCAATAGTTCAAACATTGTCCAATCGTGCTGTTAGATGTCTACGTGCTTTGGTGGTGCTGCCCACGCGTGATCTAGCTTTGCAG GTCAAGGATGTTTTCGCTGCGATTGCACCTGCAGTGGGTTTGTCTGTTGGTTTGGCTGTGGGTCAATCTTCTATTGCTGATGAAATTTCGGAGCTTATTAAGAGACCTAAGCTCGAGGCAGGAATCTGTTATGACCCTGAAGATGTTTTGCAAGAGTTACAGAGTGCAGTAGATATATTGGTGGCAACTCCAGGAAGGCTAATGGACCATATCAATGCTACTAGGGGATTTACCCTCGAGCATCTCTGTTACCTT GTTGTTGACGAAACTGATCGATTGCTTAGGGAGGCATATCAGGCTTGGCTGCCCACTGTGCTCCAATTAACTCGATCTGATAATGAAAACCGCTTTTCTGATGCAAGTACTTTTCTGCCTTCAGCATTTGGCTCTTTAAAAACCATAAGAAGATG TGGTGTTGAAAGGGGCTTTAAGGACAAACCTTATCCTAGGCTTGTGAAGATGGTTTTATCTGCCACGTTAACCCAAGATCCAAATAAGCTCGCTCAGCTTGATCTGCATCACCCTTTATTCCTGACCACTGGGGAAACTCGTTATAAGCTCCCAGAAAGATTGGAGTCCTACAAACTG ATTTGTGAGTCGAAGCTGAAGCCCTTGTATTTGGTTGCACTTCTTCAAAGTTTAGGAGAGGAGAAATGTATTGTCTTCACATCATCTGTGGAGTCAACTCACCGTCTCTGTACACTACTGAACCATTTTGGTGAATTGAGAATAAAGATAAAGGAGTATTCAGGTCTTCAACGACAATCTGTAAGAAG CAAGACGTTGAAGGCATTTCGGGAAGGGAAGATACAAGTGCTTGTTTCCTCAGATGCAATGACTCGCGGGATGGATGTTGAAGGGGTGAACAATGTCGTTAATTATGATAAGCCTGCATATATCAAGACATATATTCATCGTGCTGGCCGAACTGCAAGAGCTGGCCAGCTTGGGCGTTGCTTCACTTTGTTGCATAAGGATGAG GTGAAGCGTTTCAAGAAGCTGTTACAGAAAGCTGACAATGACTCCTGTCCCATTCACTCTATCCCTTCCAGTTTGATTGAGTCACTCCGTCCAGTTTATAAATCTG GGGATGTGTAG
- the LOC102616133 gene encoding DEAD-box ATP-dependent RNA helicase 1 isoform X4 produces MEEAKKKSVPVLPWMRSPVDVSLFEDCPLDHLPCLDPRLKVALQNMGISSLFPVQVAVWQETIGPGLFERDLCINSPTGSGKTLSYALPIVQTLSNRAVRCLRALVVLPTRDLALQVKDVFAAIAPAVGLSVGLAVGQSSIADEISELIKRPKLEAGICYDPEDVLQELQSAVDILVATPGRLMDHINATRGFTLEHLCYLVVDETDRLLREAYQAWLPTVLQLTRSDNENRFSDASTFLPSAFGSLKTIRRCGVERGFKDKPYPRLVKMVLSATLTQDPNKLAQLDLHHPLFLTTGETRYKLPERLESYKLICESKLKPLYLVALLQSLGEEKCIVFTSSVESTHRLCTLLNHFGELRIKIKEYSGLQRQSVRSKTLKAFREGKIQVLVSSDAMTRGMDVEGVNNVVNYDKPAYIKTYIHRAGRTARAGQLGRCFTLLHKDEKKGAIGRSLFHQSRVLGVGWS; encoded by the exons ATGGAGGAAGCAAAGAAGAAGAGCGTGCCAGTCTTGCCGTGGATGCGAAGCCCGGTTGATGTCAGTCTCTTTGAAGACTGTCCTCTTGATCACCTCCCTTGTCTTGACCCCAG GTTGAAGGTGGCTTTGCAGAACATGGGTATCTCGTCACTCTTCCCAGTGCAAGTTGCAGTTTGGCAAGAGACAATAGGCCCTGGTCTATTTGAACGAGACCTTTGCATCAATTCACCTACAGGAAGTGGGAAAACTTTGTCTTATGCTTTGCCAATAGTTCAAACATTGTCCAATCGTGCTGTTAGATGTCTACGTGCTTTGGTGGTGCTGCCCACGCGTGATCTAGCTTTGCAG GTCAAGGATGTTTTCGCTGCGATTGCACCTGCAGTGGGTTTGTCTGTTGGTTTGGCTGTGGGTCAATCTTCTATTGCTGATGAAATTTCGGAGCTTATTAAGAGACCTAAGCTCGAGGCAGGAATCTGTTATGACCCTGAAGATGTTTTGCAAGAGTTACAGAGTGCAGTAGATATATTGGTGGCAACTCCAGGAAGGCTAATGGACCATATCAATGCTACTAGGGGATTTACCCTCGAGCATCTCTGTTACCTT GTTGTTGACGAAACTGATCGATTGCTTAGGGAGGCATATCAGGCTTGGCTGCCCACTGTGCTCCAATTAACTCGATCTGATAATGAAAACCGCTTTTCTGATGCAAGTACTTTTCTGCCTTCAGCATTTGGCTCTTTAAAAACCATAAGAAGATG TGGTGTTGAAAGGGGCTTTAAGGACAAACCTTATCCTAGGCTTGTGAAGATGGTTTTATCTGCCACGTTAACCCAAGATCCAAATAAGCTCGCTCAGCTTGATCTGCATCACCCTTTATTCCTGACCACTGGGGAAACTCGTTATAAGCTCCCAGAAAGATTGGAGTCCTACAAACTG ATTTGTGAGTCGAAGCTGAAGCCCTTGTATTTGGTTGCACTTCTTCAAAGTTTAGGAGAGGAGAAATGTATTGTCTTCACATCATCTGTGGAGTCAACTCACCGTCTCTGTACACTACTGAACCATTTTGGTGAATTGAGAATAAAGATAAAGGAGTATTCAGGTCTTCAACGACAATCTGTAAGAAG CAAGACGTTGAAGGCATTTCGGGAAGGGAAGATACAAGTGCTTGTTTCCTCAGATGCAATGACTCGCGGGATGGATGTTGAAGGGGTGAACAATGTCGTTAATTATGATAAGCCTGCATATATCAAGACATATATTCATCGTGCTGGCCGAACTGCAAGAGCTGGCCAGCTTGGGCGTTGCTTCACTTTGTTGCATAAGGATGAG AAAAAGGGGGCCATTGGTAGGAGCCTGTTCCATCAGAGCAGGGTTTTGGGAGTGGGGTGGTCGTGA
- the LOC102616133 gene encoding DEAD-box ATP-dependent RNA helicase 1 isoform X3 has product MGISSLFPVQVAVWQETIGPGLFERDLCINSPTGSGKTLSYALPIVQTLSNRAVRCLRALVVLPTRDLALQVKDVFAAIAPAVGLSVGLAVGQSSIADEISELIKRPKLEAGICYDPEDVLQELQSAVDILVATPGRLMDHINATRGFTLEHLCYLVVDETDRLLREAYQAWLPTVLQLTRSDNENRFSDASTFLPSAFGSLKTIRRCGVERGFKDKPYPRLVKMVLSATLTQDPNKLAQLDLHHPLFLTTGETRYKLPERLESYKLICESKLKPLYLVALLQSLGEEKCIVFTSSVESTHRLCTLLNHFGELRIKIKEYSGLQRQSVRSKTLKAFREGKIQVLVSSDAMTRGMDVEGVNNVVNYDKPAYIKTYIHRAGRTARAGQLGRCFTLLHKDEVKRFKKLLQKADNDSCPIHSIPSSLIESLRPVYKSALDKLKETVESEAHRKHTIGFKLSRMGKGRVTGHAKQ; this is encoded by the exons ATGGGTATCTCGTCACTCTTCCCAGTGCAAGTTGCAGTTTGGCAAGAGACAATAGGCCCTGGTCTATTTGAACGAGACCTTTGCATCAATTCACCTACAGGAAGTGGGAAAACTTTGTCTTATGCTTTGCCAATAGTTCAAACATTGTCCAATCGTGCTGTTAGATGTCTACGTGCTTTGGTGGTGCTGCCCACGCGTGATCTAGCTTTGCAG GTCAAGGATGTTTTCGCTGCGATTGCACCTGCAGTGGGTTTGTCTGTTGGTTTGGCTGTGGGTCAATCTTCTATTGCTGATGAAATTTCGGAGCTTATTAAGAGACCTAAGCTCGAGGCAGGAATCTGTTATGACCCTGAAGATGTTTTGCAAGAGTTACAGAGTGCAGTAGATATATTGGTGGCAACTCCAGGAAGGCTAATGGACCATATCAATGCTACTAGGGGATTTACCCTCGAGCATCTCTGTTACCTT GTTGTTGACGAAACTGATCGATTGCTTAGGGAGGCATATCAGGCTTGGCTGCCCACTGTGCTCCAATTAACTCGATCTGATAATGAAAACCGCTTTTCTGATGCAAGTACTTTTCTGCCTTCAGCATTTGGCTCTTTAAAAACCATAAGAAGATG TGGTGTTGAAAGGGGCTTTAAGGACAAACCTTATCCTAGGCTTGTGAAGATGGTTTTATCTGCCACGTTAACCCAAGATCCAAATAAGCTCGCTCAGCTTGATCTGCATCACCCTTTATTCCTGACCACTGGGGAAACTCGTTATAAGCTCCCAGAAAGATTGGAGTCCTACAAACTG ATTTGTGAGTCGAAGCTGAAGCCCTTGTATTTGGTTGCACTTCTTCAAAGTTTAGGAGAGGAGAAATGTATTGTCTTCACATCATCTGTGGAGTCAACTCACCGTCTCTGTACACTACTGAACCATTTTGGTGAATTGAGAATAAAGATAAAGGAGTATTCAGGTCTTCAACGACAATCTGTAAGAAG CAAGACGTTGAAGGCATTTCGGGAAGGGAAGATACAAGTGCTTGTTTCCTCAGATGCAATGACTCGCGGGATGGATGTTGAAGGGGTGAACAATGTCGTTAATTATGATAAGCCTGCATATATCAAGACATATATTCATCGTGCTGGCCGAACTGCAAGAGCTGGCCAGCTTGGGCGTTGCTTCACTTTGTTGCATAAGGATGAG GTGAAGCGTTTCAAGAAGCTGTTACAGAAAGCTGACAATGACTCCTGTCCCATTCACTCTATCCCTTCCAGTTTGATTGAGTCACTCCGTCCAGTTTATAAATCTG CTCTAGACAAGTTAAAAGAGACAGTTGAATCAGAAGCGCACAGAAAGCACACAATTGGGTTCAAGCTATCAAGAATGGGCAAAGGCAGAGTAACAGGCCATGCAAAGCAGTAA